The sequence GGAACCCCGCCGTTCCCTCACAATGTCAACGTGGACCAGGGGTCCTTTGAAGGCGACGGGGATTTGTTCTCTGACGGCGAGCAAAGTACAGACACTGACGACGACACGTTCAGTGACCCGCTGCTGCTGTTGGACTCCCCGGCGGAGACCTCTGATCACACCGCTGTCAAAGTGCTAAACCTCATTTCTCACAAAAAGGCATCGGCGATGTCAACGTTGACTCAGGACAGCTCATCCCACCCACCGGAAATCAATCCCATTCCTGTCACCACTGTTGAGGCTAATCGTGCAATTCAATCTTGCACAATTAAACAAAGGCTCGCACTTCGCCTGTCGGAGAAAAGGAGCAGCGACTCGGAACACAATCTGTCCCTTCCGAGTCAGTCGAGTAAAGGCAGCACGGATTCCGGCTATTTTTCCCGATCTGAAAGTGCCGAGCATCAGACTAGCCCCCCGAACGCTAACGCCAAATCCTACCAGGAAATTATGTTCGGGAAGTGTTACAGGCCCAGCCTCAAGCAGTCCACAGTTGCTTGCTATACAGATTCCGGTGAGGTAGAACGATACTCAGAGAAAGGAGTTTCTCGGGTTTTCACCCAGGAAAAAGACACAGTCGAGTCAATCAGAATAAATACAAAGTGCTTCACCAGGGAAGAGATGAAAGAAGCACAACTGGAAACTGGCTCTGACATGGGAACCCTCCTCAGGAGCAACTCCATGCCCACGTCCTCGGCAGTCAGCCTGACCATGCCCCAGGCCCTCCGGGGCAGCCACTCGTTCGACGAGAGAACAAGCAACGCGGGCATGAGGAGACTGCGGCGGCAAGCTGCTTTCGAGCTGCCGTCCCACGAGGGCCACGCGGACAGCGACGGCCACGGGAAGGCAAGCGAGATGTCACCTGCGGGACCGGAAATGGATTATCCGCCGAGTGTGAACCTGCAGAGGCATGCCATGGAACTAGCGACCCGGAAGCGCCGGAAGGAAAAACGGGAAGAGGAAGATCTGCCACCTCAGTACGAGGTGCATCACGGACAGTGTGAAGAAATGTTTGACTCCGGTAAGGATTACGAGTCGAAGCTAGCCGGACACGGTGCGGTCGGCGTCCTGAAAGGACGTTTGAGTATGCAGCTGGACAGGATTGACATGGACATCTCAGTCAGCCCTGAAATGTGTGCTCGAAAAACATTAGGAAATGTTATTTCGGTTATCCAGCACACAAACTTCATCAACAGGCCTCATGCCGACCAGTCTGAGTCCCACAAGAGTCTCAGGCAGAGGGAGGAGAGCTTCTCCTCATTTCAGCCCATGGAGGAGTCTTTTGAGATGGACAGGGGGGATGGCACACTGAGGCAGTCCTTCCAGTTGGGTGCTAAACTGGTGCGACAGCCCAATATACAAGTACCGGAGATCAGAGTCACCGTGGAGCCCGACAGTCCGAACAAAGCTCCGGACGTGCCGGTGAAGGAGCCGGAGAAACATGTGGAAGAGTTTCAATGGCCGCAGCGGAGTGAAACTTTAGCTCAGTTCCCCCCCGAAAAACTCCCCCCAAAGAAGAAAAGGTTGCGCCTTGCTGACATTGAGCACTCCTCGGCGGAGTCCAGTTTTGAATCGGCCTGCACCAGTCTCTCACGAAGCCCCAGTCAGGACAGCAACTTATCCTACAGCTCCACCTTCTCCTTTGACAGGGAGGAGAGCCTGAAGCCGGTTTCTCCTGCCAGGCAGGATGAATTTGGCAAGCCTCTGGAGCTCTTAGCTGTTCCGGGAAGCGGCCACTCGCTCTCGGTCCTCCATCAGCGTCAGCAACATGAAATGAGACGCTCCTCCTCGGAGCAGGCCCCTTGCAACTTGCGCAAGGAGTTCCCAGAGGTACGCAGCGTATCGTTTGACTATGGAAGCCTCGATCCAACATCCAAAGTTAGACTCGGGGACTTGGCAAAGGAGAGACAGAGGGGGAATTTGGTGCGCCAGGAGTCACTGAGCATGGACACTGAGGCCTCACACGTGCAAATATTTTGTGGTGGCGCAAGCCCTTCATCGCTGCCAATCACACTCCCCCAGCTCCCGCATCCCGGTTTGTTAATCCCCGTAAGACTCCAGACTCACGTGCCGAGCTACGGAAGCCTCACGTACACATCTGTGTCACAGATCTTTGACAATCACTACGATAAAGTTAGCCCTGCATTAGCTGCCTCTCAGAATCGAGCCACCACACACTCAGTCTCCGTGGAAGCCTTGGACCTATCCTCGGCCAAACTCAAGACTGGCATCCCCCTTTCCCTCACCTCTCGGACCATCTCCACCACCAACGCGTCCAGCTGCGGCGCGAGCAAACGCATGCTCTCGCCCGCCAGCAGCTTAGACCTCTTTATGGAAGTCAAGCAGCAGAAGCGTGTGAAGGAGGAAAGGATGTTTGGACAAATTGTGAAGGAGCTGAGTGCAGTGGAGCTGGGCAAGGGCCACTTGGAGGATGATTCACACAGGAGAAAATTTATCACGCCTCGACAAGTGACCGAAGAACACAGCGTGGAGTCTGCTATGGAGAGCAGCTCCTTGGATACCAGCTCGCCTCCGCATCTGAAACAAGCAGGCGCGGATAAACGGGCGCAGATGGAAACGAGGACGTTGGCGCTCTTCAGCCGGGACATCCTGGTCGCAGAGGCGGAGCGTCGGGGGACGCCGTCTTCCTTTCCAAGTCTTCGcacggcgacaggtgtgagctGGTGTTATCTCAGCTACACCAAGCCGAGCTGCTCGCACAACGGCGAAGAAGGCGGCGGTGGTGGAGCTCCGTGTTCCGTCTATGACACCTGGCATGTCAGCTCACGCAATCCCAATCCGCCGGAGTTAAGCACCAGTGCCGCGCTGGCCTTGCTGCACTCCAAACAGAAGGGAGGCAAGTTGATCTACTCAATGGCTGCCATGTGTCAGCCTGGCAATGGGAAACTGGTTTCATCCCTTGTCCTGTGGCAGCAGACGGGCGAACAGGTGAGGAAATTAAACAAAAGCCCTCTTTGCTTTTTACACCCGGGCTTTGCTCATGAGTGGCACGAGTCATCGAATTACTATAGTACAATAGCCTaagtataaaaaataaatctatgaataaaaaaaaaaaatactacggACAATACCAAACCACAAGAGCTAAAAATCACAATGTCCAAGGCCACGAGACTATAAGACCATACAAATGAAGAAATGCACTTCGTGTTTGCCAACCACGCCGTGTACAGTGGCTGACCGAGTCATGTTACTTCCAGCGTGTTAACAATACGTTTGCTGGTCCGATTCAGCTGCAGAGGAAACCGGAGCCCAAAGAGGCAGACGTCAACCCGGGCAAGAAGGTGAAAGACACCAGCTTCAGACTCAAGGCTGCCAAGGAAGAGTGGAAGGAGAGGGAGGCGTCAAATACCCAAACAGCTCCGGCGCGCATCAAGAT is a genomic window of Syngnathus typhle isolate RoL2023-S1 ecotype Sweden linkage group LG16, RoL_Styp_1.0, whole genome shotgun sequence containing:
- the LOC133168907 gene encoding transcription factor HIVEP2-like isoform X2 gives rise to the protein MESLETATGSPEGQDTDAAAKQCTPEIRRSPSVEMEGKGWHQHPPEGPAKETGGTKKAPNSGKLLAIEDSISQTPKDSEASFSLQAAKVAVRQRKSPSSPEQQSYYSGMELQSEAGGKVELKPQKPGKYVCEYCGRACAKPSVLKKHIRSHTGERPYPCVPCGFSFKTKSNLYKHRKSHAHSVKAGTPPFPHNVNVDQGSFEGDGDLFSDGEQSTDTDDDTFSDPLLLLDSPAETSDHTAVKVLNLISHKKASAMSTLTQDSSSHPPEINPIPVTTVEANRAIQSCTIKQRLALRLSEKRSSDSEHNLSLPSQSSKGSTDSGYFSRSESAEHQTSPPNANAKSYQEIMFGKCYRPSLKQSTVACYTDSGEVERYSEKGVSRVFTQEKDTVESIRINTKCFTREEMKEAQLETGSDMGTLLRSNSMPTSSAVSLTMPQALRGSHSFDERTSNAGMRRLRRQAAFELPSHEGHADSDGHGKASEMSPAGPEMDYPPSVNLQRHAMELATRKRRKEKREEEDLPPQYEVHHGQCEEMFDSGKDYESKLAGHGAVGVLKGRLSMQLDRIDMDISVSPEMCARKTLGNVISVIQHTNFINRPHADQSESHKSLRQREESFSSFQPMEESFEMDRGDGTLRQSFQLGAKLVRQPNIQVPEIRVTVEPDSPNKAPDVPVKEPEKHVEEFQWPQRSETLAQFPPEKLPPKKKRLRLADIEHSSAESSFESACTSLSRSPSQDSNLSYSSTFSFDREESLKPVSPARQDEFGKPLELLAVPGSGHSLSVLHQRQQHEMRRSSSEQAPCNLRKEFPEVRSVSFDYGSLDPTSKVRLGDLAKERQRGNLVRQESLSMDTEASHVQIFCGGASPSSLPITLPQLPHPGLLIPVRLQTHVPSYGSLTYTSVSQIFDNHYDKVSPALAASQNRATTHSVSVEALDLSSAKLKTGIPLSLTSRTISTTNASSCGASKRMLSPASSLDLFMEVKQQKRVKEERMFGQIVKELSAVELGKGHLEDDSHRRKFITPRQVTEEHSVESAMESSSLDTSSPPHLKQAGADKRAQMETRTLALFSRDILVAEAERRGTPSSFPSLRTATGVSWCYLSYTKPSCSHNGEEGGGGGAPCSVYDTWHVSSRNPNPPELSTSAALALLHSKQKGGKLIYSMAAMCQPGNGKLVSSLVLWQQTGEQLQRKPEPKEADVNPGKKVKDTSFRLKAAKEEWKEREASNTQTAPARIKIFEGGYKSNEDYVYVRGRGRGKYICEECGIRCKKPSMLKKHIRTHTDVRPYICKVCNFAFKTKGNLTKHMKSKAHMKKCLELGVSVTMDDTEIQEHDEAPHESKTEVAITAKHQFSDAEYSDGMDEDADDVDEDEDEDDDYEGDSTPKLRSRSTSPQPGSGVTSLPVTVTVSGRWPGSDQRDKTMEDDTLSVLSPDQAGFLFDPYSSCLLSPGWESPIREPSPSRLRYPSPRRELSPRGRCSPLRPSSPGFSPIQHLSPCVATEKPTSPGAEMAGKRESAVRGRQRVVLRAVSPRRGGAHQQRGGSDKSRQHTKMDLAQQQGAFEMELEQKSISSLPAVTGGPHQNLLSHLPLHSQQQAFSLLPVLPVGGALWAPPPSPASSDVPPSPPSEEGAAHGTPEMAEEDQGSLDSRTRDGGQEENVQTCLKAIASLNINTEDPH
- the LOC133168907 gene encoding transcription factor HIVEP2-like isoform X1 — its product is MESLETATGSPEGQDTDAAAKQCTPEIRRSPSVEMEGKGWHQHPPEGPAKETGGTKKAPNSGKLLAIEDSISQTPKDSEASFSLQAAKVAVRQRKSPSSPEQQSYYSGMELQSEAGGKVELKPQKPGKYVCEYCGRACAKPSVLKKHIRSHTGERPYPCVPCGFSFKTKSNLYKHRKSHAHSVKAGTPPFPHNVNVDQGSFEGDGDLFSDGEQSTDTDDDTFSDPLLLLDSPAETSDHTAVKVLNLISHKKASAMSTLTQDSSSHPPEINPIPVTTVEANRAIQSCTIKQRLALRLSEKRSSDSEHNLSLPSQSSKGSTDSGYFSRSESAEHQTSPPNANAKSYQEIMFGKCYRPSLKQSTVACYTDSGEVERYSEKGVSRVFTQEKDTVESIRINTKCFTREEMKEAQLETGSDMGTLLRSNSMPTSSAVSLTMPQALRGSHSFDERTSNAGMRRLRRQAAFELPSHEGHADSDGHGKASEMSPAGPEMDYPPSVNLQRHAMELATRKRRKEKREEEDLPPQYEVHHGQCEEMFDSGKDYESKLAGHGAVGVLKGRLSMQLDRIDMDISVSPEMCARKTLGNVISVIQHTNFINRPHADQSESHKSLRQREESFSSFQPMEESFEMDRGDGTLRQSFQLGAKLVRQPNIQVPEIRVTVEPDSPNKAPDVPVKEPEKHVEEFQWPQRSETLAQFPPEKLPPKKKRLRLADIEHSSAESSFESACTSLSRSPSQDSNLSYSSTFSFDREESLKPVSPARQDEFGKPLELLAVPGSGHSLSVLHQRQQHEMRRSSSEQAPCNLRKEFPEVRSVSFDYGSLDPTSKVRLGDLAKERQRGNLVRQESLSMDTEASHVQIFCGGASPSSLPITLPQLPHPGLLIPVRLQTHVPSYGSLTYTSVSQIFDNHYDKVSPALAASQNRATTHSVSVEALDLSSAKLKTGIPLSLTSRTISTTNASSCGASKRMLSPASSLDLFMEVKQQKRVKEERMFGQIVKELSAVELGKGHLEDDSHRRKFITPRQVTEEHSVESAMESSSLDTSSPPHLKQAGADKRAQMETRTLALFSRDILVAEAERRGTPSSFPSLRTATGVSWCYLSYTKPSCSHNGEEGGGGGAPCSVYDTWHVSSRNPNPPELSTSAALALLHSKQKGGKLIYSMAAMCQPGNGKLVSSLVLWQQTGEQLQRKPEPKEADVNPGKKVKDTSFRLKAAKEEWKEREASNTQTAPARIKIFEGGYKSNEDYVYVRGRGRGKYICEECGIRCKKPSMLKKHIRTHTDVRPYICKVCNFAFKTKGNLTKHMKSKAHMKKCLELGVSVTMDDTEIQEHVDEAPHESKTEVAITAKHQFSDAEYSDGMDEDADDVDEDEDEDDDYEGDSTPKLRSRSTSPQPGSGVTSLPVTVTVSGRWPGSDQRDKTMEDDTLSVLSPDQAGFLFDPYSSCLLSPGWESPIREPSPSRLRYPSPRRELSPRGRCSPLRPSSPGFSPIQHLSPCVATEKPTSPGAEMAGKRESAVRGRQRVVLRAVSPRRGGAHQQRGGSDKSRQHTKMDLAQQQGAFEMELEQKSISSLPAVTGGPHQNLLSHLPLHSQQQAFSLLPVLPVGGALWAPPPSPASSDVPPSPPSEEGAAHGTPEMAEEDQGSLDSRTRDGGQEENVQTCLKAIASLNINTEDPH